cacacacacacacacagAGTAGTGATTAAGAcacaaaaagtaaaaatcgACAGTTCCAACTTACAGCTCACTACACTAAACTACCTGCACAATCAAACCCATTTTACCGCTGGTGATGCTCAACTTCTGTAATGCCTAATGCCCTACCCCTACCTCTGTAATGCTTCTTCCTCTGTAATCCACTTCCGCTGTAATCCGCTGCTGTCATGACGATTTTTCgacaaaacaaaacattcATTCGTCTACCTCCTCCGTCAACATTCGTCTACATTTCTCTGCCACCCGTCATCATGATTCACCCTTCCACCTGCTGCTTACCTTAATTTCCTTTCTACCGTCCTTTGCATACCGTCGCCGATGCTGCTGCTGGCTCTACTGTCTGCCTCCTCTATTCACGGTAGTCAAGAAGGAAAATTTCCTCTTCTCCTTCCCGGCTCTTGTCGTCACAAATCAACCCTATTGCTATTGTGGATTTCTTCCATCCTGCCACGTTTCCATGTAATGGATTGTAATGAATTGCATTGTAATGGGTTTATGATGCGTTATGTTGGTAAGTAGAGGGTTTTTCATCCTTCTTATCTGTTGTCTATGCTGTCCAtgctttgtttacttttttttttatttcttttcgcAAAAAGTATGAAAGCACagagagaaagaaaagaaacgAAAACAATAGAGGAAAAGAAACGaaattactttaaaaagcgaaatagaaaaaacgGAATAACAAAAACCAAATAGTTTGGAAAGAAATActaaaacaagaaaataaaaactattgaaatgaaaagacaaaaaaaaaaacaggaTTCAATGCTACCATaagcaaaacaaaagcatCTTGACAACAAATGTCCAAcgaatcaatttttttttttggtttattatttgtttctAGTCTATAATCAATCAACCTTCAAAAAGCCCATCCATTCTTTCATTCCTggttcatttttttcttcttttcctcccatttttctttcttctccTCGTTATTACGGTTTTCCTCTCTTCTCTTCTCTCCTACTAAATCCTCTTTATAACGATCCTTTCCTATCCACTACCATTTCTCCTTCCTCTCTCCATTGCTGGTTTTTTTACCACACTCCTTTGCACTACCTTCCACCTCCATATCTTCTCGGTTCCTGGCCTCCCCTCACCAATCGTTGCTCTTCTCACCTGCCGCTCGCATTCATCCATCTGCCCTTCACGTCCTCTCATTCGTTCGTTTCGCCTATCCTCACCGTTGCCCTCGCTCCGTTGCCTTAACATTTCCCGCATGCCGTTTCGTCCCCCCCTCGTCTGACGTCAATCACGCGATCGGCCGTACCTCTGGACGGTTCGTTTTTCCCAATTCACTTCCCGAACCCTCCGTCCACGGAAGTGACGCCACTGAACTATAAAAGGGCGACTCCCTCCCGCAAATTCCGGTTCTTTTCCAAACCAGCGTAGCGAGTTTCTTTCTCTCTAGGAATAGCAAATTCAGTTGAATTGTTTGATTCAACTTCCTTTCCTCATCTACAATCgtttcttccttttctttttcttttttttcgtttctctcgtcttttttttcttagaACGATATCTAATCGTAAATTCATAGAAAAGtgaaactaaaaaaattttctctCCTAACATCTCCATCTTAGacatttgtttgtttgtttctttACACTTACACACTTGTCTTTTTACTTAGGAACATTTGTTGATTATTCAAACTATTGCTGCGATATTTCCCCAATAGTTTCTTCCCATCAATCAATATCTCTTCCTAAATTGcttagaaaatttttttcttttgctttttttggtCCATTAAATTCCCgctccttttttttggtgaaTTTGCTACGATCCCATCTTTCCTAGTTTGGTCTTGATTTTTAGTTTTCCCTTTTAATCTTAGTCTTGACCTAGTTCTCGTTTCCCCTTTCCcccattttttatttttatttttgtgtAAAGAGTCCCCGTTGGTTtcttactttttattacaaaaaaaattaatctGCACTTCTCCATTCACCTGAACTGCaagtttacttttttttaatcaaactTCTCACAATTTCAATCACTTTAACTCgtgatttttttgtgtGTTCgtacaaatttaaaaagttagcTGTTTGGTgttacttttctttttttgtccACTATTTCACCAAATTCCTTCTTCCGATACATTCGCTTGTTTCGTTTCCGTTGGAATTTTTCTCCCGCTCTTATAAAAACCCCATACTAAGCAACGCTGATTTTATACACTTTGCCCTGTCATAAGTGTGTATTCTTCTTTGTTagtctgttttttttgtttcttaaATATATAGACATACACCCGTTGTGAAATCGTGTTTGGCTTTCAACcttgtttttgaaatcttaCCATCTCAcatctcttctttttctttaatcgTTTGTACGTCTTgagtttctttttctcattAAACCGTACACTCCTTGGTATTAccgttttttttcttcctttacAAATCTCGTTTGTTTTGTTAACTGAGAAAAATCTCGTACCTCTTTTTAACTCTTCCTATCTCTTTTATTAGTTTGCGgattttttctctttctcttACACTTTAATCtttgttatttttgttgtttgACTTGTGTGTGTGATTCAAAACCCCATAATTCTCTACACTTTTAACTTTCTTACAACTAgttctcttttttgaaaatgcaaTTGTTAAACTCTTTTCTCGGTTTCGCAGCCTCTATCGCTGTCCTTGCCTCTTCGGCTGATGCCGCTCCTACCTTGTACAAGCGTAAGAGCAAGAGCAACACCAACACTGCTAAATCTGTCGCCATCTTAGATGGTGTGGGTGTCAACAACACCTTTGGTGTTATCTCTTATCGTGAAAAGTTCCCCATGGACTATCACATCTGGCATACTGCCCCCTCCACCGGTAAAACTTACTTACAACCCTGGAACGACGCTGTCGAGCCCTCTACCTACTACATCGATGAGGGTACCTTCTTGCGTACTGGCTTGAAGTTTGCTTACATTGGTGACAACATGGATCTTGCCTTTACCAACCACACTGACTGGAAGGCTAGCAAGCACGATGATGGTACTCACCGTGTTGACTTGAGTCAACGTAAGCCTGCTAACAACTTCATGGCCACTCAACGTTGTGGTAAGCTTGATCCTTTTGGTTACCAATTGAAGCGTTCCAAGAAGGTCTTCCAAGCTTGTGGTACTCAAGTCTTTGTTGGTTCTGGTCGTAGTATCGATTGCCAATGGATGGACTCTGTTGCCTTGAACCTTTCTAGATACTATGGCAACACCGAGGCTCTTAGCTCTCTTCCTTTGCCTAGAAACCTTAGTGCTGACATTCCTGCCAAGTCTAGCCGTCTCTTCCCTCACGGTATCTACAACTTCAACTTCTCTGCCCCCAACAAGCGTATGCAACGTTTCACCGCTTCTGAAGCCACTACCGTCAACGGCCAAAACCAATCTGTTTACCTTACTTACGACGTTCCTTATGGTCGCTCTTTGTACTACTACACTAGCTGTGCCTTGGAATTCCGTTTCACCAACGAGTTCTTCCCCATGGACGTTACTCCCAATGACGGTTCCGCTCAATTCGTTGTCTACAACATGTCTGGTAACCCCAAGAAGCAAACCACCTCCTCCAAGGGCCCCACCCGTCTCTATGAGGTTGCTCGTTTCAACTGCACCACCCGTGGCTGTGAATACACTCAAAATATTCCCTGCCCTCGTGCTGGTCACTCTCACACTTACGAACTTGCTCCTGCTTCTCCTAACACCTCTATTTCTTGGATTCAATCATACTCTCCTAGAATTGGTGTCACCCTTCAAGTCTACTCCAATGCTAACTTCGATTAGACTGGCAGTTGCTGGGTTCCCTGTCCTTCATTCGTATGCGATGTTGCATTCGTCTTCCTTTCGTAATTAATAATGGCGTCGCTGTGATGcgatttgaaattttgtcCTTGTTTACGTAATGATGCGTGTGCTTGTTGTACTGGATGAGACCTCTTCTAGTTTAAGCGCGCGTGCACTTTACTATTAACCTCTATTTACCGGTTCCCCCCTTTTTCCCTTTTCCGCGCATGCGGTTGGAATGCAGTTAAGTTGCTGCTAAAATTAATAACATGTTTTTCCAGCGACTTAAATGCTCAATGTAGTAGATGCTCCTTTACTATATGAGGGTGCGTAAAAAACCGTATTTACTTGTTCGGTAAATACTCAccctttttttctttttctctacTACGTTAATTACCTTTTGCCGACCCATTGAATCatctttgaaattttattacagTAAAACATTTGGATACTGAATTTTCATTGTCAGCTTATTTAGATCTTTTTTTCGTTGTTTTAATCACTTactatttgtttatatgaGACCTACAACAATATCGTAAAAACAgtgatatatatatatttaagtGTTATTTAATAACTTTATGTGTATGAATTGTTGGTAGTAAAGGTATAGTTAATGTTGGTTTGTGTGTATAATGTGTCGTGTGTACGTTGTCTTTTTCAGATAGTGTAGGTTTTGTACTTGTGATTTGGTGAACTGTTTGCATTTAGTATTATTGTTAGCGATGTTCTTTGGTTAACTAGCAGTGCTAGCAGTTAGTAAACATATTTTTGGCTTTCATGCTAGTTAGTTGCTAGTATTACTTTGAGAGAAGAGCAAACGATGTTCTTCCCAGACTACAGAcatttaaacatttttgaaaaaatcattattttttatcatgAAACCTATTAAACAAAGTAATGCCTTTTGCTCTAAGAGCACCTGAGAAGAGTGGAGAGTCTGTGCTAGTTTTGTTTCGTACTCAAAAATGCATACGAGCAGAAAACCTTCAAATTTAAGTGATTGGCATTCAACTCAAATTAACCATACAAGATATTAACAGCCCTATATCGTTTCTCGCTGCTTGCTTTGGAACTGTTGCCACTGAAGGCCGTCATTAGCGTATATGGTCTTTGATTTTGGATATATGGTCCAATCCGGGGGTAAAAAGTCAGCATCATAAGAGCGTTGACTGAAATGTGTCAAAATAAGTGCTTTGGCTTTCATTGATTGAGCGACTGAAAGCGCTTCGGATGCAGTCGAGTGCTGTCGCTGAATAGCTTCATGTTTCAAATCATCCTCAAAAGTCGATTCATGAAGGAGTAAAGAAGCACCTATACCTGCTTTGACAAGTTTTTCATTGGGTCGAGTGTCACCACTGTACACAAGTTTTCCGTATTTGGTGTGCGATATAATACAGGAATATGAATCATTTATGTGAATAGATGGTAcagaagaaattgagaGATCGGAAGTTAACTGTAAAGGAGTGGTAACCGTTTCTTTAGCAATAATGAATATTATACGGTTCAACAATGCTTGCAAATTTGCTGGACTTTTTAAGCGCTGTAACCACTGCCACAAGAATTTGGGACCAATAATGTTTATATGCATACTGTTATTAGTATTTGCTTTGTTCCAAGCTTGCAATACATTCAATAATCCAAGATAATGATCGGAATGTAAGTGCGTAATAAAGATTGCTTTTAGTTTCCGAAGCATTGGCTCAGTATTTGTTCCATATTGGCGAAAAAATTGGGATATGGCTCCCTCGCCGCAGTCCAGCATGATGACTGTTCCATCGATTGCGACTGAGTAAGAACTTAAGCTTCTACGCCAAGTAGGACAGGTGGCACTAGTTCCTAAGACATCCAGCGTGTatccttcattttcaaaggGTAAAGGATTAAACGagctaaattttttagccAGCTTCACCGGACTATACGAAGGACTCTCTGAAATCTTGCACTGCTCATCATAAAGAACCATCGATGTTTCTTCCTTCAGGACATAAGTATTTTCAGGCAATTGTGTCTGTGTATCCAAAGTGGAAGGCTTTATATCGAAGGCAGCAAAATCACGGCAGGCTGGCAAAACATTTCTTCCCTTATTTCTTTGGAAAACAGGGTTATTACTGGCAAGTTCGATACACGAGATGAAATGTTGAGCACGAGAAAACTTTGGGTgagataaaaatttgatatatTCTGGCCCCCAAATACCCTTTTCTAATATATGAATTATACAAGTGGGATATACGTCTGAGAATGAGTCTACATGTTTTGACATTTGGTTGAGGGCAGAAAGACTCGAACAACCGAGAACATAAAAGTATTGACGCTTCCTAGGAGGACCCACTACTTGATGAGGATAAATCCATGTAGTACCATCTTTGCTCAACACCGCTTCACCGGCGCATAACTTGCCGTTTGATGGGCCAAAAGGAACTCCTAGAGCTAAAGCCTTGTCCGCATTAAACACTCCAGCTGCCTCTTTGCTgttgaaagaaagaaaagaccAATTGGAGTATATATTCCCTTTAATCGTACAAAATTCCGGCTCATCtaagtaaaaagaattcGTAGCATCGGCATTATCCTCACTTGAGAATGAATTAAGATCGAGTCGTAATGGACTTCCTGAAAAAAGATGAtgagattttttaataattgaaattacAGGTTTGGGAGCATGCAAACCCCAAGTGTTTTGTATACCACTGGATTGTAAGTAGCCAAAAAGGCCAGCAGTTATACCCCAAGCGTTCAGGGATTGTAAACTAGGTGGCATTAAAAATACACTGACAGATTTCCCTCCATAGTTAGACGCTTGACTTCGAAACTTCATTTGAGTCAGTTCTCCCATGCTTCCAATAAGGTACTTTCGATTATCGAGAGAAACGCATAGTAAAGGGGCTATGAGACTATCAGGAttcaaagaagaaactaCCGAAAGCATAATTCTATTCGTGtttcttttggatttgTTTCGAAATGTCAATTGACTCTGCCATCTTTTGACACTATACCAAGAATATTTGGGCGGTAATAATTGACCGAATAGCAGCGCCCGCCGTGGAACCAGAAGAGAAGCTTTCATCCCAGCATCCTTCTGTTCAATATTTCAGTTGAATTGCAATTATTGATGCCGTTTGGAAGTCCAAGTCAAAGTAAGGCTACACCTCTTTTACTTTACCTAAGTCTCATTAGAAGCTCTAGATACTTGTTACTTGATTCGAATTCTGGtggtaaatttttgttacCCAGAGGCAGTCACAAATGTTTGGACTTCAAAGCAACACCAGAAACTTGTTACAAACCAAACTTCATCAAAAATGGTAAGTGTGGATTATACCATTTGCATTGAGTACTAATTCCATATTATTAGGCACCTAAGAAGAAATGGTCTAAGGGTAAAGTGAAGGACAAGGCTCAACATGCCACTGTCTTCGACAAGAGCATCATTGACCGTATCAACAAGGAAGTTCCTGCCTTCAAGTTCATTTCTGTCTCGGTTCTTGTTGACCGTATGAAGATTAACGGCTCCCTTGCTCGTATCGCCATTCGTGATTTGGCCGAGCGTGGTGTCATTCAAAAAGTTGATCAACACTCCAAGCAAGCGATTTACAGTATGTTAAAGTTGATTGGATTCGAGACTTTTTAGTACATGTTAAGAAGTCTCTTTTCTGTGATTTACATTtcttgatttctttttactaaCATTAATGTCTAGCTCGTGCGGCTGCTTCAGCTTAAATGACTTGAGaacgaaaaataaatttattttgaaggTTGTATTCAACAATTTCTATTGTGCGTATGAATTCGTAAGATGATTAAAATGGTTTAGCAGTTTTGACTAGTTTGTAATGGTGAAATATATTTAGCGCTTAGGCCAGTACAAACTGTTTACAGTTTCATTGTATCGACATTGAAGGATATATTGATATTATTAGTTAAACAATctatttcataaaaaagtattaCTTTTCACATTTTGATTATGCGTATTTGTTAGTGTACATATTCATCGCCTGTAAGATGATGCTTAAGGCGTAAGTTAATCAATCATTTTTGTCAAGAAGCTCTAACGTTAGAGCCGCTAACATGCCTGGTATTGTTTTGCGTTCATCACACCAAAATCGTATAAGGCGCTCAAATTCGGGGCCTGATGGATTACCAACCAATTTCATGGTGCTGGATTCGCCATCAAATATAAAAGCGGTATTATCTTCACGAGAATATGTGGATGTAACACGAACACTCCCATTAGGCATAAAATCGAGCTTATATCCAAAAAGCGAAAAAACAGCTTCGCGAAATTCCAAAGACTTTACTGAAAAAATCTCCTTTAACCGTTGAATTCTCTTTTCTCTCTCGGCtacttctttctttaaatccAAGGCCTTTCTTTCAGCTATTTTAAATGATTGTATAGGTAGACAATCAACCTTTTTATCTTCCAAAAGAGCTTTCAAAGCTGAGTTCTCAGCATTCAGCATCTCCAATTGCGCAGCTTTAATCCTCTCATATTTCAAAGTAGGATTGGATCGATGCTGTAATACTCGACATGAGTTTATTTCAGTAACTTGTGCCAGTTCTTGACGTAAAGTTGCTATGGAGGATTCCAATGTAATAATCTGCTCCCTTAGAAAGGCTTCAATGTTGGTTTTCTCTTTAActtgaaaaagcaaatgctGATTCTTACGATATAGCTCCGTTACGTAACCAGCATCTTTATGTTCGTTTTTCCTGCGTCTCTTTTGTAATGAGACCTCATCTGAAGTCTCATCTACATCAAGAGATACAGGCATACTTTCAAGCTTTAGCTTATATTCATCAACCAGCTTGACCAGACCTTCAATTCTTTCCAACTTCTTCATATcagtatttttttcactCAAAATCGCCTCCTCATCATCATAGCTTTTAAGGTTTTCCCTTAAAAGGTCAATTTCTTGGGTTGCCAAAGATTTTTGTCTTTGTAGACGTCGGTTCTGCTCATGAAGTTCTTTAAGCTTTGTTTCAAGTTCGGTAATATGAGCGGcgtctttttcatttgcaCCAAGCGGCTGGTTTGCAGGCTTATTAGACAATTGACTCTCTAAACTAGAAACGCGCTCTCCGAGATTAGCATTGGTATTCTGTAGAAACACGAGTTTGTTTGAAACAGCTTCAGGGGTTGGTAACTCGTTAGTAATTAAACTCTTCCAAGAATTTAATTCagtttgaattttttcattttcgaGTTCAAGGGTAGCAACCTTATCCCTATATTCTTCAAAACGATAAAGTTTGGACTCCAAATCGTTTTTCTCTTCCTTGAGAATTTCAACATTCCTATTATTGGATGATAGCTTTTCAATTCGTTCTTCCTGCGcagcttttaatttttccaacTCGCTAATTTGAAGACGTTGCTCagcatttattttttccagTTCAATAGAACTAGAAACCTGCTTGATGGACTCTTCCAATTGCTGATTATGAACTGAAAGCTCTTGTAATTGCTGCTCGGCAGCCGCAAGTTCCTTACACTTCGTTTCAAGCTGTTCGCGGGAATCCGCAAAGAGTTTTTCAAGGTTTGTAAGATTGGTATCCTTCATTTGCAAAGCTTGATTTGAGACCATTACTTCATGATTCTTTTCACTTAAAGCTTGATCATTCTTTTCTATCTGGGTTTTCAACTCTGCAATCTCTTTCCATTTTGCATCAAGTAGTTCATGGATCTTCACCTGAGTGGCttccttttcatttcttacttcttctatttctttttgataaGAAGTAGACTGCTCCTCCAGTTGCTTTTCAACTAGAGTTAGACGCAGCTGTAACGAATTCTTCTGTTCATGTTCTTCTGCAAGTTTTCTTTGCAACTCAATTTGTTCACGCTCAAATTCCAGTTCCTTCCgctttaaatcattttttaggTTTTCTAGTTGAAATTCTAAAGAAGCTAGTTTgggattttttgtttctacAGGGTGTCAGATCCATAAACAAACGTCAAATATAAGTTTCACATACCATTAGCAGAATTAACAGAAggcttcttcaaatttggTTTCTTAACGCTTGTTGCTAGAAATCTAGGCAACTGTGAACGCGATTGGAACGGATCCCTAGGAGAATCCGCCATGGATGTAGTCGCTTGATACACTGTCAGCTTGGAGCTCATAGTgagaaattgatttttggTATACCtctttaatataatattgaCAATATGGAGGACAAATTGCATCTCAgtaatttattgaaatcaGGGAATTAAAGAAAGGTAGGACTGACTGCATATGCTCAAACAACATACTTGTTTAATGATATCTAAATTAATGGAActtattactttttctttttttttaaatcatagaccttgttattattatattatatatttaatgtGTTGAATTCCTTAATCAATTTTCGATGCACGTGTGAACATAAAAGCTTTTAAGTCTTctagtttttttatattgatattattattatttatttaaattgctAGACCAAATCGCGTACCCTAAGGAACTTACGTAGTCTTAACATAAATtataatagtttttttttttttttttttttttttttttaataaaacttcAATTTGAACAATTAACCAATAACTGAAAATAAACCTGATTTTGAGCAGacttattattattaaataaaaattattactTCTAGTTCATCAACTAAAGAATAATGGTTTTCgcatttaattttcaaaattgctTGGCAATGATATAAGCTCTAAAATGGTTTCAGTTTCTTTTAGGAATTTTATTAGCATACATATTCAAGTTAtcattttactttttaatagaaaCTTTCGCGTACTTGAGAATTgtctttatattttcaattaattcTCCCATATTTGACAACAAAAAGCGAAACGTAAGAGCTCACAATAGCATCTAAAGTTTCGTAAAGTAGCGAAATCCACGTTGCGCTATTCTGAAGGTTCAGTGACTTATAAATGATTCTGCATTGGCTGTATGTCGATGCAGTTATTAATTCTCTTAATATATCATCTAAAGAATATTTACATCTAAAGCCATATAGTGTATAACCCATTCGTTTTGATACTGAGTCATCCTGCGAATCACTTTCAAAGCTATGCTATTCATCTAGGAAGTCGAGCTCTTATATTGGCAgtgataaataaataaattttttccaactGATGAAGGAAATAAATCGGTTTCTTTTGGGACTCTCAGGAAGTCATTCAttctattaattttgaCTTTAGCTCATAATGTTTACGGAATAAGGAGGAATAGTGCaacgataaaaaaatagtgaGCTATATGCGAGAACATTCCTTGCCTCGCATATACCGATTCCTTGCATCACGGCCGGTATcgctattttttttttacccaTTAGAAATACCTTTAGATTGGAAAACACTACTGAGCGAATACTCATCCAATGTCGACTAAATTGACGTGGTCGCAATGGTCCAAAAAGCATGAAATTCCCCGTAAAGCACTCCATACTTCTATTGGTAAGTTGTTTTTATGACTTGGATTAACCGGGTCTAGGATTTTTTGCTCTATTACTTCAGGGATGTGGATACCACGCTGCTCAAATCATACCGGTTATAGAAATTGGATTCATACCTGCATTTACTGGAGATGTAATTCGTTTTAACTGGCCAGCTTTCAGCCGCCTTTACAATCGCGTTATTGGTCCTTTGATGCGAGAGTCCGAAAAAAATGCATGGAATggtgttattttttatatgatCGGGGTATGgattgttttaaaagtttttccaGAGGTAAGTAAAAGTCATTGTAATGTCTATCATTACTGTTATTATTctttaagaaaaaggaagataTGGTTTTCCTTGTTCCAGGCGATCCGAAgggttttgttttttactGGACATACTACTCTATAGAACCCATTTTTTCACGGAGAATGATTTTCTATTCTAAGTATTTGTCAGACCAAGCATATTGTTGTTGCATAGAGTTTAAGTTAGTATTTTTGATCATGATTACTCAAATCTACTTTGCCTTGCTTGATCTTTTCCTAACTTCACcttccttcttcttttacttATATATTATGCCATAGTTACTAACTAAGTTCAGGAGATAGCAGTAATGAGTGTCCTTTTACTGTCATGGTGTGACACTACTGCCTCAACCGTTGGTCGAAAATGGGGCAAGTATACCCCGAA
This region of Schizosaccharomyces pombe strain 972h- genome assembly, chromosome: II genomic DNA includes:
- the but2 gene encoding But2 family protein But2  gives rise to the protein MQLLNSFLGFAASIAVLASSADAAPTLYKRKSKSNTNTAKSVAILDGVGVNNTFGVISYREKFPMDYHIWHTAPSTGKTYLQPWNDAVEPSTYYIDEGTFLRTGLKFAYIGDNMDLAFTNHTDWKASKHDDGTHRVDLSQRKPANNFMATQRCGKLDPFGYQLKRSKKVFQACGTQVFVGSGRSIDCQWMDSVALNLSRYYGNTEALSSLPLPRNLSADIPAKSSRLFPHGIYNFNFSAPNKRMQRFTASEATTVNGQNQSVYLTYDVPYGRSLYYYTSCALEFRFTNEFFPMDVTPNDGSAQFVVYNMSGNPKKQTTSSKGPTRLYEVARFNCTTRGCEYTQNIPCPRAGHSHTYELAPASPNTSISWIQSYSPRIGVTLQVYSNANFD
- the trz2 gene encoding 3'-tRNA-processing endonuclease Trz2; translation: MKASLLVPRRALLFGQLLPPKYSWYSVKRWQSQLTFRNKSKRNTNRIMLSVVSSLNPDSLIAPLLCVSLDNRKYLIGSMGELTQMKFRSQASNYGGKSVSVFLMPPSLQSLNAWGITAGLFGYLQSSGIQNTWGLHAPKPVISIIKKSHHLFSGSPLRLDLNSFSSEDNADATNSFYLDEPEFCTIKGNIYSNWSFLSFNSKEAAGVFNADKALALGVPFGPSNGKLCAGEAVLSKDGTTWIYPHQVVGPPRKRQYFYVLGCSSLSALNQMSKHVDSFSDVYPTCIIHILEKGIWGPEYIKFLSHPKFSRAQHFISCIELASNNPVFQRNKGRNVLPACRDFAAFDIKPSTLDTQTQLPENTYVLKEETSMVLYDEQCKISESPSYSPVKLAKKFSSFNPLPFENEGYTLDVLGTSATCPTWRRSLSSYSVAIDGTVIMLDCGEGAISQFFRQYGTNTEPMLRKLKAIFITHLHSDHYLGLLNVLQAWNKANTNNSMHINIIGPKFLWQWLQRLKSPANLQALLNRIIFIIAKETVTTPLQLTSDLSISSVPSIHINDSYSCIISHTKYGKLVYSGDTRPNEKLVKAGIGASLLLHESTFEDDLKHEAIQRQHSTASEALSVAQSMKAKALILTHFSQRSYDADFLPPDWTIYPKSKTIYANDGLQWQQFQSKQRETI
- the rps2501 gene encoding 40S ribosomal protein eS25, whose protein sequence is MAPKKKWSKGKVKDKAQHATVFDKSIIDRINKEVPAFKFISVSVLVDRMKINGSLARIAIRDLAERGVIQKVDQHSKQAIYTRAAASA
- the mad1 gene encoding mitotic spindle checkpoint protein Mad1 — encoded protein: MADSPRDPFQSRSQLPRFLATSVKKPNLKKPSVNSANETKNPKLASLEFQLENLKNDLKRKELEFEREQIELQRKLAEEHEQKNSLQLRLTLVEKQLEEQSTSYQKEIEEVRNEKEATQVKIHELLDAKWKEIAELKTQIEKNDQALSEKNHEVMVSNQALQMKDTNLTNLEKLFADSREQLETKCKELAAAEQQLQELSVHNQQLEESIKQVSSSIELEKINAEQRLQISELEKLKAAQEERIEKLSSNNRNVEILKEEKNDLESKLYRFEEYRDKVATLELENEKIQTELNSWKSLITNELPTPEAVSNKLVFLQNTNANLGERVSSLESQLSNKPANQPLGANEKDAAHITELETKLKELHEQNRRLQRQKSLATQEIDLLRENLKSYDDEEAILSEKNTDMKKLERIEGLVKLVDEYKLKLESMPVSLDVDETSDEVSLQKRRRKNEHKDAGYVTELYRKNQHLLFQVKEKTNIEAFLREQIITLESSIATLRQELAQVTEINSCRVLQHRSNPTLKYERIKAAQLEMLNAENSALKALLEDKKVDCLPIQSFKIAERKALDLKKEVAEREKRIQRLKEIFSVKSLEFREAVFSLFGYKLDFMPNGSVRVTSTYSREDNTAFIFDGESSTMKLVGNPSGPEFERLIRFWCDERKTIPGMLAALTLELLDKND
- the ptp4 gene encoding phosphatidate cytidylyltransferase Ptp4 gives rise to the protein MSTKLTWSQWSKKHEIPRKALHTSIGFFALLLQGCGYHAAQIIPVIEIGFIPAFTGDVIRFNWPAFSRLYNRVIGPLMRESEKNAWNGVIFYMIGVWIVLKVFPEEIAVMSVLLLSWCDTTASTVGRKWGKYTPKIAKNKSLAGSLGAFVCGVFCCYVYWGLFRTGPDSLAAQSRIPFPWLCLINGFIGAFAEAMDVWGLDDNLVIPVVSACLLYLIM